The sequence TTCACTTAATTaacaattaattaaataattatctgTCCAGGTCCTACACTTGGTGCTAAATGAATATTTACTATGTCATAGGCACTGTTACTTGCATTTTCACATTTATTCTTCAAAATAGTATTATAAATTACTATCtctattttaagtaataaaatttatttatttttaaaaaatatgtttttattattttttttagagagagggagggagaaggatagagatagaaacatcgatgacagagaaacatcaattggctgccgcctgcacaccccctactggggtagaaccagtaacctcttggttcctgggtcaacactcaatggCTTAGCCACACCAACCGGGCAAGGATTAAAATTTAGGAAGATCAAGTTATCCGCGCATGGTCTTCAGTGAAGAAATGCCTCTATACAAGGGAAATGGTGCCTTCTGCCACAGCAGCCATAGCTCTGTGGTGCCCGATGGCCATGGGCCCTCAGCAAGGGCCACAAAGTGACCAAGAATATCAGGAAGCCGAGGCACAGCCAGGACCATGGGCACCCCACCAAGCACACCGAGTAGTGCAAGCTGGTGAGGGACAAGGTCCGAGAACTGTGAGATTTGCTCCTCATGAAGGGCAGCCCAGTCGGAGGAGCTGAGCAGTGTTCTGGCTGTAAGAAGGGGAAACCAGTTGCCAAGGTCTGAGCCCCCTCCTGGCTCTGTGCATAAAAAAACCTTATAGAAAAAAAGGTAAGTGGTACTATCGCGCATAAGTTTATACTAACAAAAATCTCACTTTTGTTTTAGATAACTCTCtatgattttatttgaaaaaagggATTGTCAAAAGTCTGAAAAACCACAGATCCCCACATAGCACCTAACACTGACCACAAAGGAAGTACAGAACTTGGTATCAGGTTAGAGGTTGATGGTCCCTTTTGGAGGGCtttaaatatcctttttttcttACACTTTTCAAGACTCTAGaaaagacagcattttaactgaagGTCAATTGCTAGGAAAGTAATCATTTAAATAAACAGAGTATTAGGGGAGGGCTTCTAGTACCATATATAATGAGTTTGGCCTGAACAACATTAAGTAAGGTCCGAAGTAGAAGGATACATAAGTTGTCTTAAATACTACTCACAAAATAGTACTATAATACAGGTTACCTACTTTCAGAGCATAAAATCTCTATGGTATAAGatcaaattaattaaaagtttCATTTACTGTCTATCCCAGCAGGAATTCCTTTATCTTTGATTGCCAAATAGATTGCACAAGGCCCATAGCAAAAAACTCAAGTGCTAAATAGTGTTattattatgaatatttaaaataagctttGTAAATAAGAGCCTAaagatattcttttaaaaaatatatattctttaatatatttctatttatttcagagaggagggggaggagagaaagagagagagagagacttcagtgatgagagagaatcattgatcggctgcctcctgcacactccacactggggatcgagcccgcaacccgggcaagtgccctgaccgagaCTTGAACCCTGaactcccggttcataggttgaccctcaaccacccAGCCATGCCTGTCTGGCAAGAGATTCTTAAAAGCAGTGTTCACCCTAGGGAGAACCTAGAAAAgactggaataaaaaaatattttttagaatattaaCTTTAACAATTGGTCTGCTTTGGGAAATATTTGTATAAGCAAACCaagcaaacattaaaaaacaacaacccttcCTCTCCCAAGTTTACAGTGTGTTTTTATCCTAGCCATAATCTGGTGATATAAATCAGAGACTAAGAAAAATGGCACTCTGATAAAGTAATCATAGCAGAATTAACCGCATGCAGTATTTCAAATGAAAACGGTTACCTGAGAAGTATGTCAGAAGTCTTGCTAGGACATGCTTGTTTACCAGTTCAGTCTTGTTAAGGCTGGAAATAAAATCTATGCTAGTAGTTTCTTTAATAACAGTGGGCTTTTCAGAAATCCCAAGGTCAGATCCAGTTTTGACATCGGCGTGTTCTAGGACATCATGCGATCTCTGTGGCTGAGAATATTCTGGAGCAAATGTGAAAGTCTGCTGGAGTATTTCTTCAGAAGGAGACTCTATTTTATCTGGTAACTTCTCACCCTGCCTTTCACTCAGTTCTTTAAGGGCTCTGATTGTGAGCTGTTCCTGTTCCCAGTCGAGAGATGCTACTGAAGTACTGTGGGTGGGGAAAACATCCAAAAGCTCACTtccacttgtttgtttgttttgttgagaGTATTTGCTTTTTGGGTCTTTAATTTCAGAACCACCTGACTCACTTTCATGCAAGACTTCTACAGGAAGAGTTGTTCTGAAATCCATAGTCTTCTCTGATGTTGCTTCAAATACACTTCCTTTATCTTTATCTactattcctttctccctggtTTCTGTAAAGGCTGCTATCAGGTCCTCTGGGGAAGAATCATCTgtatctgtaatatttttttcatgtaatgaCTCCAAATAGGCAGAGGCTGTCACATTTAGTGAGAATTCAGTCTCATTAAAATGATTTGAAGATGCTGCTGAAGGAAGTTTTGGGTCCTCAGTTATAACAACCTTTTCAGCAGGAGTAGTTTCACTCATTCTGTCTGACTGCTTCACATCTCCTGACATGACAATCATATCATGTACTTGGGAACATGCCACCATACTGGCTGGATTCCTTTTAAGAATATCAGGCTGACCTTTTGGCTCAGAGTCATTGACAGACCCTTCAAAGGTTTCAGATGTTTTGGTTTCCCTATTATAATTGAGAATTTCTTTGACTTCTCTTTCATCTGCTTTTACAATAGCACTTGAAGTGGAGACAGGTTTTTCAGTCTGAATTTTGCTACTTTCAAATGAAACATCGGCTGTGATGTCTTCTATTACTGTGTCATCAGACTCACCAGAActatcagcctctgtcccttctccCAACACAGAGCTCTGCCAGTTCATTTCGCCTTTCAGGTGGCCATCAGGTAAAAGCACTTTCACTGTGGCCCCTCCAGAACCCAAAGAGACACATTTCTCAAACGGAGACACAGGTAACGCTGAAAGTGTGTCATCTTGTTTCTGCACATTGCCTGGCACACCTTTACTACTGACGTCTGCCATGGAATTGAGACAGCCGGGCACAGGTTTTTTAATGACAGCGTTTTCTTGTGAGAGAGAGGATTCTGCCCCGTCAcctgttgatttactgatgggaGTGCTCCCATTAATAGAACACACAGAAGTTTTCTGATGCGTGTTAGTGTTAAGATTTATAACTGGAATTTTTGAATTATATTCACTCATGTCAAGTCCTGTAGTTTTGGTGATGTAGTCAGATTTATCGCTCTGCTGTTTCACTTGGGGAACCAAATCCCAAGTCAGTATCTCATTAGTGAAGTTGTGCATATCACTCACACATCGAGACACCTCTTCCAATGCTGCAGTTGTGTGTGAAAACTGTCTAGTGAGCAATGCAGAGGTTGGGTAACACCCTGCCTCTTTATTTCTTAGTGGAAATACTTTGTCATTAGACTCTGAAATGTCTGCAGGTGATTCTCTATCAGTGTGCATTGCCCAACTACCAAAATCATTTGCGCTCTCCTTATATGCATCTTTAAATTCTTTGTCAAATGCTGCTTTGTCGATAATTACTTCAAATGGTGATTCAGGGGAATCCTTTCCTATAACACCACCTCCTGTAACTTTGCACGGGGACAAGGAGTTCACACAAATGCCTTCTGCCTTAGACTGCTCAGGGGGTGGTTTCTGGGCATTTAGCAAAATGAACTTGTCATCAGCATCCGAGGCAGTTTCGTCGTCCCTACTTGGTATCTCATTTGCGTTCTTGGactcttgatttttatttatttgctcttcCATCTGAACAACTTTCTCTGAGAGAAAAGCAGGACGATCTGGGAAACTGGCTGCGATGGAAGGATGGTTACAGTGACCTCCTTCTGCAACAGAAACTGGGGAGTTGGCTCCGTCTTTACTGGTCCCCTGAGGCTTTTCCATCGTTTTCACATCTAGAAGAGCCAAGcagtcctttccttttccttctt is a genomic window of Myotis daubentonii chromosome 9, mMyoDau2.1, whole genome shotgun sequence containing:
- the RTN3 gene encoding reticulon-3 isoform X2 codes for the protein MWKNAPRPRLPLEQLFLIFSPSKNLLAWAVGKQCAKSVATVVLITEGLCSDEPPSEIRTSSFFASSEIHNTDRTILHGEQSRELGSQPILAKEGKGKDCLALLDVKTMEKPQGTSKDGANSPVSVAEGGHCNHPSIAASFPDRPAFLSEKVVQMEEQINKNQESKNANEIPSRDDETASDADDKFILLNAQKPPPEQSKAEGICVNSLSPCKVTGGGVIGKDSPESPFEVIIDKAAFDKEFKDAYKESANDFGSWAMHTDRESPADISESNDKVFPLRNKEAGCYPTSALLTRQFSHTTAALEEVSRCVSDMHNFTNEILTWDLVPQVKQQSDKSDYITKTTGLDMSEYNSKIPVINLNTNTHQKTSVCSINGSTPISKSTGDGAESSLSQENAVIKKPVPGCLNSMADVSSKGVPGNVQKQDDTLSALPVSPFEKCVSLGSGGATVKVLLPDGHLKGEMNWQSSVLGEGTEADSSGESDDTVIEDITADVSFESSKIQTEKPVSTSSAIVKADEREVKEILNYNRETKTSETFEGSVNDSEPKGQPDILKRNPASMVACSQVHDMIVMSGDVKQSDRMSETTPAEKVVITEDPKLPSAASSNHFNETEFSLNVTASAYLESLHEKNITDTDDSSPEDLIAAFTETREKGIVDKDKGSVFEATSEKTMDFRTTLPVEVLHESESGGSEIKDPKSKYSQQNKQTSGSELLDVFPTHSTSVASLDWEQEQLTIRALKELSERQGEKLPDKIESPSEEILQQTFTFAPEYSQPQRSHDVLEHADVKTGSDLGISEKPTVIKETTSIDFISSLNKTELVNKHVLARLLTYFSVHDLIFWRDVKKTGFVFGTTLIVLLSLAAFSVISVVSYLILALLSVTISFRVYRSVIQAVQKSEEGHPFKSYLDVDITLSSEAFHNYVNAAMAHANRALKLVIRLFLVEDLVDSLKLAVFMWLMTYVGAVFNGITLLILAELLIFSVPIVYEKYKTQIDHYVGIVRDQTKSIVEKIQAKLPGIAKKKAE
- the RTN3 gene encoding reticulon-3 isoform X1, whose product is MADLSAATQSPSVSSTSSGAEPSAPGGAGSPGACPALGTKSCGSSCADSFVSSSSSQPVSLFPTSQEGLCSDEPPSEIRTSSFFASSEIHNTDRTILHGEQSRELGSQPILAKEGKGKDCLALLDVKTMEKPQGTSKDGANSPVSVAEGGHCNHPSIAASFPDRPAFLSEKVVQMEEQINKNQESKNANEIPSRDDETASDADDKFILLNAQKPPPEQSKAEGICVNSLSPCKVTGGGVIGKDSPESPFEVIIDKAAFDKEFKDAYKESANDFGSWAMHTDRESPADISESNDKVFPLRNKEAGCYPTSALLTRQFSHTTAALEEVSRCVSDMHNFTNEILTWDLVPQVKQQSDKSDYITKTTGLDMSEYNSKIPVINLNTNTHQKTSVCSINGSTPISKSTGDGAESSLSQENAVIKKPVPGCLNSMADVSSKGVPGNVQKQDDTLSALPVSPFEKCVSLGSGGATVKVLLPDGHLKGEMNWQSSVLGEGTEADSSGESDDTVIEDITADVSFESSKIQTEKPVSTSSAIVKADEREVKEILNYNRETKTSETFEGSVNDSEPKGQPDILKRNPASMVACSQVHDMIVMSGDVKQSDRMSETTPAEKVVITEDPKLPSAASSNHFNETEFSLNVTASAYLESLHEKNITDTDDSSPEDLIAAFTETREKGIVDKDKGSVFEATSEKTMDFRTTLPVEVLHESESGGSEIKDPKSKYSQQNKQTSGSELLDVFPTHSTSVASLDWEQEQLTIRALKELSERQGEKLPDKIESPSEEILQQTFTFAPEYSQPQRSHDVLEHADVKTGSDLGISEKPTVIKETTSIDFISSLNKTELVNKHVLARLLTYFSVHDLIFWRDVKKTGFVFGTTLIVLLSLAAFSVISVVSYLILALLSVTISFRVYRSVIQAVQKSEEGHPFKSYLDVDITLSSEAFHNYVNAAMAHANRALKLVIRLFLVEDLVDSLKLAVFMWLMTYVGAVFNGITLLILAELLIFSVPIVYEKYKTQIDHYVGIVRDQTKSIVEKIQAKLPGIAKKKAE